The following coding sequences lie in one Hippopotamus amphibius kiboko isolate mHipAmp2 chromosome 17, mHipAmp2.hap2, whole genome shotgun sequence genomic window:
- the CWC25 gene encoding pre-mRNA-splicing factor CWC25 homolog, whose amino-acid sequence MGGGDLNLKKSWHPQTLRNVEKVWKAEQKHEAERKKIEELQRELREERAREEMQRYAEDVGAVKKKEEKLDWMYQGPGGMVNRDEYLLGRPIDKYVFEKMEEKEAGCSSETGLLPGSIFAPSGANSLLDMASKIREDPLFIIRKKEEEKKREVLNNPVKMKKIKELLQMSLEKKEKKKKKEKKKKHKKHKHRSSGSDRCSSEEERGRGRSQKKIANSSPILSKVPGYGLQVRNSDHSQGPQGPLTAEQKGVRGLKNYSRSRSSSPSPPRHASKKSTREAGARDRRSRSPDRRSRSPRPSKPHTSKVNRKDRGRSKSPSPKKEVYQRRHAPGYTRKLSSEELERKRQEMMENAKWREEERLNILKRHAKDDEREQRLEKLDSRDGKFIHRMKLESTSTSSLEDRVKRNIHSLQRTSVALEKNFMKR is encoded by the exons ATGGGGGGCGGAGACCTG AATTTGAAGAAAAGCTGGCACCCGCAGACCCTCCGCAATGTGGAGAAAGTGTGGAAAGCTGAGCAGAAGCATGAGGCTGAACGGAAAAAGATTGAGGAGCTGCAGCGCGAGCTGCGGGAGGAGAGGGCCCGGGAGGAGATGCAGCGCTACGCAGAGGATGTCGGGGCTGTCAA gaaaaaggaagaaaaattggaCTGGATGTACCAGGGTCCTGGTGGGATGGTGAACCGTGATGAGTACTTGCTGGGGCGCCCCATTGACAAATACGTTTTTGAGAAGatggaggaaaaggaggcagGCTGTTCTTCTGAGACAGGACTCCTCCCAGGCTCTATCTTTGCCCCATCAGGTGCCAATTCCCTGCTTGACATGGCCAGCAAAATCCGGGAGGATCCACTCTTCATCATCAG gaagaaagaggaggagaaaaaaagagaggtatTGAATAATCctgtgaaaatgaagaaaatcaaagaattg TTGCAAATGAGtctggaaaaaaaggagaagaagaaaaagaaggagaagaagaagaagcacaAGAAACATAAGCACAGAAGCTCCGGCAGCGATCGTTGCAGCAGTGAGGAGGAGCGCGGCCGGGGCAG ATCGCAAAAGAAGATAGCAAATTCTTCCCCCATTTTGTCCAAAGTCCCTGGATATGGCTTACAG GTCAGGAACTCTGACCATAGCCAGGGACCACAGGGTCCTCTGACAGCTGAGCAAAAGGGAGTACGTGGGTTGAAGAATTACTCCAGGTCCAGAAGCTCCTCTCCTTCACCTCCCAGACATGCCAGCAAGAAGAGCACCAGAGAAGCAGGGGCCCGGGACAGGAGGTCCCGATCCCCGGACAGAAGATCACGGTCCCCAAGACCAAGCAAACC GCACACCTCGAAGGTAAATAGGAAAGACAGAGGCCGAAGTAAGAGCCCATCACCTAAAAAAGAGGTCTACCAAAGGCGGCATGCTCCTGGGTACACCAG AAAGCTCTCCTCAGAGGAGCTAGAGCGAAAACGGCAAGAGATGATGGAAAACGCCAAGTGGCGAGAGGAAGAGAGACTGAACATCCTCAAGAGGCACGCTAAGGACGACGAACGGGAGCAGAGGCTGGAGAAGCTAGACTCCCGGGATGGGAAGTTTATCCA CCGCATGAAGTTAGAGAGCACATCTACGTCCTCTCTGGAAGATCGGGTGAAGCGGAATATTCACTCTCTACAGAGAACATCAGTAGCTCTGGAGAAGAACTTTATGAAAAGATGA